The following proteins come from a genomic window of Miscanthus floridulus cultivar M001 chromosome 2, ASM1932011v1, whole genome shotgun sequence:
- the LOC136538252 gene encoding uncharacterized protein, translating into MGSKGEAPTWADQWASGEDSGSRSTNGKADKKTVAGNVKAAASEGFVKAKAAALVGAHKVKAGTSTGIKWVKEQYQKKRSSK; encoded by the coding sequence ATGGGTTCCAAGGGCGAGGCGCCAACCTGGGCGGACCAGTGGGCCTCTGGTGAAGACAGCGGGAGCAGGAGCACCAACGGCAAGGCGGATAAGAAGACGGTCGCCGGCAACGTGAAGGCGGCGGCGTCGGAGGGGTTCGTCAAGGCCAAGGCGGCGGCGCTGGTCGGAGCGCACAAGGTGAAGGCCGGGACGAGCACCGGCATCAAGTGGGTCAAGGAGCAGTACCAGAAGAAGAGGTCATCCAAGTGA